The following coding sequences are from one Culex quinquefasciatus strain JHB chromosome 1, VPISU_Cqui_1.0_pri_paternal, whole genome shotgun sequence window:
- the LOC6046145 gene encoding fork head domain-containing protein FD4, with protein sequence MPRPSRESYGDQKPPYSYISLTAMAIWSSAEKMLPLSDIYKFITDRFPYYRKNTQRWQNSLRHNLSFNDCFIKVPRRPDRPGKGAYWALHPQAFDMFENGSLLRRRKRFKLHKSDKDILNEELAALANINRIFLAQNSGGVTGGPDVYCPTMVDPIHQPMLHSPIEPHSPVQTAPISPISITETTVPMRPKRAFTIESLITPDRGRQTPSLKKSSPNKSSDKLNLLDDHPRIPSLLQQLPTLPPATSIPGANIPPFFPYHHPALAGAYDLPFHPLLMMAAPHLGAIPPHYFHHSSYHNVTLHPGAGEGGGGGGGDRGTAGNTGTGSTAGAAAGGGGANAADSSSGPTDLSRLSAGHALRTA encoded by the coding sequence ATGCCGCGGCCATCGCGCGAATCTTACGGCGACCAAAAGCCCCCGTACTCGTACATCTCGTTGACCGCGATGGCCATCTGGAGTTCGGCGGAGAAGATGCTACCGCTGAGTGATATCTACAAGTTCATTACGGACCGGTTTCCGTACTACCGGAAGAATACGCAGCGCTGGCAAAACTCGTTGCGGCACAACCTTAGTTTCAACGATTGCTTCATCAAAGTTCCACGCCGGCCGGACAGGCCAGGCAAGGGCGCCTACTGGGCGCTTCATCCACAAGCTTTTGACATGTTCGAGAACGGATCGCTGCTCCGTCGGCGAAAACGCTTCAAACTACACAAGTCCGACAAGGACATCCTGAACGAAGAGCTCGCCGCCCTAGCCAACATCAACCGGATATTCCTGGCGCAAAACTCGGGCGGTGTCACCGGAGGACCGGACGTGTACTGTCCTACCATGGTCGATCCGATCCACCAACCCATGCTACATTCCCCTATCGAACCGCACTCACCCGTGCAAACCGCACCGATCTCGCCGATCTCAATCACCGAAACCACCGTCCCGATGCGACCCAAGCGGGCCTTCACCATCGAGAGTCTCATCACCCCGGACCGAGGTCGCCAAACCCCATCCCTTAAAAAATCATCCCCCAACAAATCCTCCGACAAGCTGAACCTCCTCGACGACCATCCCCGGATACCGTCCCTGTTGCAGCAACTCCCGACGCTCCCACCAGCGACCTCCATCCCGGGAGCCAACATCCCACCCTTCTTCCCCTACCACCATCCGGCCCTGGCCGGCGCCTATGACCTGCCGTTCCACCCGCTGCTCATGATGGCCGCTCCGCACCTCGGAGCCATCCCGCCGCACTATTTCCATCACAGCTCCTATCACAATGTAACGCTACACCCGGGAGCCGGTGAAGGAGGAGGCGGCGGAGGAGGAGATCGAGGGACCGCCGGTAATACCGGAACCGGTTCGACCGCTGGGGCAGcagctggtggtggtggtgcaaaCGCAGCTGACTCGTCGTCAGGCCCAACCGACTTGAGCCGGCTTAGCGCAGGGCACGCGCTACGGACGGCGTGA